One window from the genome of Podospora pseudocomata strain CBS 415.72m chromosome 6, whole genome shotgun sequence encodes:
- a CDS encoding hypothetical protein (EggNog:ENOG503PSE9; COG:S): MSSMTSDFTYENVLLPNPSHYIRLLHLHPPSPLVPGDAFSSPLHCSISVCSIDQPTPYHAISYTWGPPNNERHYLQVHHHNNPDSPSQQLPITTSLDTALRHLRQLASGKVATLWIDQICISQADNAWEEKSKQVGIMHMIYSSAEQVRVWLGPAENGSNEVMEMWEEVGRKCEQEVNLASYFSSNLSAIHSLIDHVNNRTPDDPVTQRIQRYMDWAAPRMKPYLKGMTVMFSRPWFRRVWVIQEFALAANTVFVCGLKFTQAQYPAWVLNMFSHCRSRIWPGGLTEDDFEVSNKLWNPAFDTLFTIRKRRQDHDNAVKRGLLGKNESPPPGPGAGDYLFDLLVRTSSDQRMEATDLRDRIYALLGVAVDREKLERLGLKPNYQKRNFEEVLLATARAIILRGEVQILSFSQFPKQHTLPSWVPEWRPGLATPYFHYSNRSLARLPPMFTASGSSKSAVIQMDNPAIIGLRGCRIDIVEDTSDPWAQTEWGISNNSSYLTFLRQVQALCNRSAVKEQNIYPSEPRRAEAFWRVPVADCEISPNGLARATTAQSAEMYAYCLESCELFESVSPSQWDSKTAARHKELRPGRVYSTCLGRTANKRPFLTERGYVGLGPLSTRAGDIVVTFSGAPIVYLVRSTAREGHFEFLGDGYCDGVMDGEAWDETKAETFFLV; encoded by the coding sequence ATGTCAAGCATGACATCAGACTTCACCTACGAGAATGTCCTCCTGCCCAATCCCTCCCACtacatccgcctcctccacctccaccctccttcacctctAGTCCCCGGTGATGCCTTTTCATCTCCCCTCCACTGCTCCATCTCTGTCTGCTCCATCGACCAACCCACCCCTTACCACGCCATCTCCTACACATGGGGTCCTCCAAACAACGAGCGTCACTATCTCCAAGTTCATCATCATAACAACCCCGACTCACCATCCCAGcaactccccatcaccacctccctcgacACTGCCCTCCGCCATCTTCGCCAACTCGCCTCAGGGAAAGTAGCCACGCTCTGGATCGACCAAATCTGTATCAGCCAAGCCGATAACGCCTGGGAAGAAAAGTCGAAGCAGGTCGGGATAATGCACATGATCTACTCATCCGCCGAGCAGGTGCGTGTGTGGCTGGGGCCGGCAGAAAATGGGTCAAACGAGGTGATGGAAATGTGGGAAGAAGTCGGCAGGAAATGCGAACAAGAAGTCAATCTAGCCAGCtacttctcctccaacctgaGTGCCATCCACTCGCTTATCGACCATGTGAACAATCGGACTCCGGACGATCCAGTTACCCAGCGAATTCAGAGGTACATGGACTGGGCGGCGCCGCGAATGAAGCCCTACCTGAAGGGGATGACGGTCATGTTTTCCCGGCCGTGGTTTCGTCGCGTTTGGGTGATTCAGGAGTTTGCCCTTGCGGCAAACACggtgtttgtttgtgggCTGAAGTTCACACAGGCGCAGTATCCGGCGTGGGTGCTGAACATGTTTTCTCACTGCAGAAGCCGGATCTGGCCGGGTGGCTTGACAGAGGATGACTTTGAGGTTTCGAATAAGTTATGGAATCCAGCGTTCGACACGTTGTTCACGATCAGGAAACGGAGACAGGATCATGATAATGCGGTGAAACGAGGTCTGCTGGGTAAAAACGAAAGCCCGCCACCAGGTCCGGGTGCTGGAGATTATTTGTTTGATCTCCTGGTCAGGACTTCGAGTGACCAGAGGATGGAGGCTACCGATCTGCGAGATAGAATCTACGCGTTGCTCGGCGTGGCGGTCGATCGAGAGAAGCTGGAACGGTTGGGATTAAAGCCAAATTATCAGAAGCGTAACTTCGAGGAGGTCCTACTGGCTACCGCTCGGGCTATCATACTCCGCGGGGAAGTGCAGATACTGTCCTTTTCCCAGTTTCCCAAGCAGCACACCCTTCCCTCCTGGGTACCTGAATGGAGACCTGGCCTGGCAACTCCATATTTCCACTACAGCAACAGGTCGCTAGCCCGTCTTCCCCCCATGTTTACCGCGTCTGGAAGCTCAAAATCCGCAGTTATCCAAATGGATAACCCGGCCATCATCGGCCTGCGCGGTTGTCGAATCGATATCGTCGAGGACACATCCGACCCTTGGGCACAAACCGAGTGGGGCATAAGCAATAACTCCTCCtacctcaccttcctccgACAAGTCCAAGCCCTTTGCAATCGATCTGCTGTCAAAGAACAGAATATTTATCCCTCCGAGCCACGCCGGGCGGAGGCATTCTGGCGAGTTCCCGTTGCAGACTGCGAGATCTCCCCAAACGGCCTAGCCCGCGCCACCACTGCGCAGTCAGCCGAGATGTATGCCTACTGTCTAGAATCATGCGAGCTGTTTGAGTCCGTCTCCCCGTCTCAATGGGATTCAAAGACTGCAGCTAGGCACAAGGAGCTCCGCCCGGGACGTGTGTACTCTACGTGTCTGGGAAGGACAGCCAACAAGAGGCCATTTCTCACGGAGAGAGGGTATGTTGGCCTCGGACCACTTTCCACGCGAGCTGGAGATATTGTCGTCACTTTTTCTGGGGCACCGATCGTGTACCTTGTTCGATCGACGGCACGCGAGGGACATTTTGAAtttcttggtgatggctaCTGTGATGGGGTCATGGATGGAGAAGCGTGGGATGAAACAAAGGCTGAGACCTTCTTTCTTGTCTGA
- a CDS encoding hypothetical protein (COG:S; EggNog:ENOG503Q4WY): MPQPQHTRVVEPPTRPRRSLPTSQPSHHSNTHTASHSNQTSQTSAWSAPAPAPAPAPAPATAMPTRTSPRQHRSYDDLRQQQPSAWTSANRPAATQPAQAAHTSPYQSAAQLSRAKSRQSNRSQTPVNNASRQPQPTQSVTNTSGYSATQSSQQTTQPDSMSTSTQGYNYNQYSNTASASASRADSSNDRIGYQPYSSTPAAPSTNTTSFSNFDKALENYNRTNHMTSSTSYSTPVSQNVASSYTTTADATPSASQWGTTSTSQTRNSHNYNTNQSASSNNSYTQQSQAVQGFNMRPQPPTMQTRSSTATYAQQSQQHHQQQAQRHQQQQQHTQQPQQQTQQHQQQSYNTYSNQPQQHTSNNQQQNWYGFQSGNNASSAYSSATAAAAGGSGGYSGSGGSHAHGGGHGGESHGQQHRSMNLSSHTYSSIDGGEQALYDLLRNNPTG, translated from the exons ATGCCCCAGCCGCAGCACACGAGGGTGGTAGAACCACCCacgaggccgagaagaagcctgCCAACTAGCCAGCCCTCTCATCACAGCAACACTCATACCGCTAGTCACAGCAATCAGACAAGCCAAACAAGTGCTTGgtctgctcctgctcctgctcctgctccagctccagctccagctaCAGCGATGCCAACCCGGACTTCACCAAGACAGCATAGAA GTTATGACGACCtgcgacaacagcaaccgtCTGCTTGGACCAGTGCCAACCGTCCTGCGGCCACACAGCCTGCTCAAGCTGCACACACTTCTCCCTACCAGTCGGCGGCACAGCTTTCTCGAGCCAAGAGTCGGCAGAGCAACCGATCTCAGACCCCTGTGAACAATGCCTCGCGCCAGCCTCAGCCGACGCAGTCAGTGACAAATACCTCGGGTTACTCTGCTACTCAGTCCTCACAACAGACAACTCAGCCAGATTCGatgtcaacctcgacacaAGGCTACAACTACAACCAGTACTCGAACACTGCCAGCGCAAGTGCTTCAAGAGCCGATTCGTCTAATGACCGCATAGGCTACCAGCCCTATTCCAGCACACCGGCAGCGCCAAGTACGAACAcgacctccttctccaactttgaCAAGGCGCTCGAGAATTATAACCGAACAAACCACATgacctcatcaaccagtTATTCGACACCGGTATCCCAAAATGTAGCCTCCTCTTACACCACAACGGCAGATGCCACACCCAGCGCTTCCCAATGGGGAACTACTTCGACTTCTCAGACCCGGAACTCTCACAACTACAACACCAATCAATCTGCTTCCAGCAACAACTCTTACACCCAACAATCCCAGGCAGTTCAGGGGTTTAACATGCGTCCTCAGCCGCCGACAATGCAGACTAGGAGCTCAACGGCGACGTATGCGCAGCAAtctcagcagcatcaccagcagcaggcaCAGCgtcatcagcagcaacagcagcacacccaacaaccgcaacaacaaacccagcagcatcaacagcagaGTTATAATACGTACTCTAACCAACCGCAGCAGCATACGAGTAACAATCAGCAGCAGAATTGGTATGGTTTTCAAAGTGGGAATAATGCCTCGTCGGCGTACAGCTCTGCgactgcggcggcggctggtgGGAGCGGGGGTTACTCGGGAAGTGGGGGGAGTCATGCTCATGGGGGAGGTCATGGGGGAGAAAGTCATGGGCAACAGCATCGGTCGATGAATTTGTCGAGTCATACTTATAGCAGTATTGATGGGGGGGAGCAGGCGTTGTATGATTTGTTGAGAAATAATCCTACAGGGTAG